Genomic DNA from bacterium:
ACCCAGCTCATAGCTGGTCTGCACATCGCGGGCGCCGGGGGTACTGCGCAAAATGTCCACCGCATGGTTGGCGGCGACGTTGACCGAGTCCAGATTCTGCCCACGGACTTCATACTGGATCGGCGCTTCATTGGCCGAGCCGAACATGCCGATGTCGCTGATGACCAGATCCAGACCGGGAATCGTGCGGGCAAAGCGGGCGATGTCGTTCTCCGTCTTGCGAAGCGGCTGCACCCGGTCCTTGCGGGGGCGGAGCTTGACCTGCACGCTGGCCAGACGCGGGTTGTCTTCGATACCCATGCCGGTCTCCTGCTGGCCGACGGTGGTGAAGACGCGCTCCACATCCTTCAGTCCCAGACAGTAGCCTTCGATCTTCTCGACGGCATTGTTGGTCTCGTCAAGGGTTGTCCCGAGGGGCATTTTGGCGGAGACCTGAAACTGGCCGCTATCAGTCTGGGGGATGAAATCGGTGCCGATGAAGCCGAGCGGAATCAGGGCAATGGAACCGATCATCAACAAGCTGGCTACGAGGACTACGCGCCAGCGATGACTAAGAGCCCAGTTCAGAAGGTGGCGGTACTGCTCTTCGAGGGAGTGGAACCAGCGTTCGAAACGGCGGGCAAAACCGCGCATCCACTTTTCGCCTTCAAGGTGATCCTTGTCATTCAGGCGGCTGGCGAGCAGCGGCGTGACCGTGAAAGACACGAGCAGCGACATCAGCACGGCGGTGACGAAGGCGATGGAAAACTCGCGGAAGATGTTTCCCACGATGCCAGTGAGCAGCGCCACGGGAAGGAAGATCACGACGTCCACCAGGGAGATGGAGATCGCGGCGAGGCCGATTTCATTTCGTCCCTGAATGGCGGCGGTAGTGGGATCGGCTCCCTTTTTCAGCCAGCGATGAATATTTTCAAGGACGACGACCGAGTCGTCGACGAGTACACCGACCACGAGGCCCAGCGCCATCATCGTCATGAGGTTCACCGAGAAGCCGAAGAGGGCCATGGTGATGAAAGTAGAGATCAGCGAGATCGGAATGGCGATGAGCACGATCAGCGAGTTGCGCAGGGAGTGGAGGAACACCAGCAGCACGAGCGCCACCGTGATGAGCGCCTCGAGCACGTTGCGCTGCACCTCGGAAATCGAATCCTTGGTGAAGGTGGTGATGTCCTGCGCCACATCGATTTTGATGAGGCCCTGATACTGCTTTTCGAGACCGGCAAGTTCGGCACGGACCAGCGCGGCCGTTTTGACGCTGTTGGCCTGCGACTGTTTGACGATCTGGATACCGAGGGCTCGCTCCGTGTTCAAGCGGTCCATGGAGCGGTCGGCCTTGATGGTATCTGTGACCGTGGCGATGTCGCGGAGGAAGATGGCCGAGCCGTTGGGAAGCGGAATACGGGTGCGCTCGATTTCGCCCAGCGTGGCGTACTTGCCCGCCATTCGCACGGTGAAGTCCTGGGAACGCCCGTAAATCTTGCCGGCGGGCAGGTCGAGGTTATCGCTGGCCAGCACGCGGTTAATGTCGTCCAGAGAAAGGCCGTGTGTCTTGAGCTTGTCCGGATCGATGGCGATCTGGATTTCACGTTCCTCGGCACCGGAGATGTTGATCTGCCCGACGCCGTCAATCTGTTCGAGGCGCGGGCGGATTTTCTGATCCACGAGAGTAAACAGCTCGGGGCCGGGCAACTGGCTGCTGACGGCGACACGCAGAATCGGGAGCGCGGCAAGGTCGGCTTTAAAGAGCAGCGGCTCTTTGATGTCTTCGGGGAGCTGCGAACGGGCCGCGTTGACGATCCGCTGAGTCTCCTGCAGTACGACATCGGGATCCGCCGACATGTCGAACTCGAGGATGATAACGGAGACATTTTCGCGGTTATAGGTGCGGATATGCTTGAGCTTGTTCAGGGAGATCAGACCGTCTTCGAGGGGCTTGGAGACCATGGTCTCGACTTCCCGGGGACCGGCGCCCGGCCAAGTGGTGATGACGCCTGCCATCGGCCAGTCCATGGCCGGCAGGAGATTCACCGCCAGCCGCTGGTAGAGGATGATGCCCATCACGACGACGGCGAGGAAGAACATCGCCAGCGCCGCCGGGCGTTTGATGGAGAGTTCGGTCAATGTCATTGCAGGCTACTCCGGCTGTCGAGGGTCGGGGCGATCAGGGTGCCCTGCGAGAGGGTCTGATTTCCGGTGGTGACGATGGTGTCACCGCGGGTGATGCCGTCGACGGCGACGCGGTCACCCTGCGTACCGATGACGCGCACCGAGACCTTTTCGGCAGCGCCCTGACGGGCGCGGAAAATGATGGTGCGTCCCGCGTCGGGAAGCAGTGCGGCGCGGGGGAGGAGCAGACCGTCTTCGCTTTGGCGGGAGGCGATGATCGCGCGGGCGAACATGCCGCTGCGCAGCGCCTTATCGCCGGGCAGACGGATTTCCACGGGGAAGGTGCGGGATCCGGTGTTGGCGCGGCTGCCGATGGCCGCCACCTTGCCCTGAATGGTGTCGCCGACGGCGTCCACAATGATAGTGGCGGGAGCGCCGATGGATACGGATTCAAGATCACCTTCGGAGACCTGCACGGTCAATTTGAGGGCGCTGACATCCACAAGCTGGGCGATAGCCATGCCGCGCTCTACCATCTGTCCGACCTCGGTCATTTTGGCGGCGACGGTGCCGTTAAAGGGCGCGCGGATGGTGGCGTTATTATAGGTCTTGAGAGCCATGCGGTACTGCACTTCGGCGCTTTTGGCGCCGAGGCGGGCGTTTTCAATATCAGCGTCGGAGATACTTTTCTCCGTATACAGTTTTTCGGCGCGGTCGAGATCGAGTTTCGCCTTGTCATAGGCGATTTTGGCGCGGTCGGAGTCGAGCTTGTACAGTTCGTCGTCGAGGCGCACCAGCGGCTGGCCTTCGCGGACGACATCGCCGACATCGACTTTGACTTCGAGTACGCGGCCACCGGTTTCTGCGGCGACGGTAGCTTCCTTGTTGCCGGTGAGCACGCCGGTCTCTTCGATGCGGCGGACGAACGGTTCGGGTTGGGCGACCATGGCACTCACGGAGACCACATTGGAATGAGCATCGGTGAGATTGGCGTTCTTGGCTTGCCGTTGGATGCGGCCCACGACCATGATGACGATGATCAGCAGAATGCCGCCGTAGAGAAAGAGTCTGGGTTTATTCATGAGGAGGATTCCTTATTTCGCGTACGGGGGAAGTCCAGCCGCCACGCGGGCCTGCGCCGCGGCTACGAGCCGGTCGTATTTGGCCTGCGCCAGCGATACCCGGGCGACGAGTTCGTCGAGTTGCGCAGCATTCATTTCAAGGGTGGTAATCTGGCCCTGGGCCAGTTTGGTCTGGGCGATGCGGCGGGCCTGCTCGGCCTGCTGCACGGCCAATTCGGCGGCGCTTTCACTGGCATTGGCCGCCTGATAGGAGGTCACGGCATTTTGAAATTGCAGCAGCGCGCCGCGTTCCGCTTTGGAGAGAGTAAGTTCGGCTCCTTCCCAATCGGCATGAGCCTGCTGAGCCAGTCCGAGCGATTTGCCGCTGGGAATGGGAATGGTGAGGGCGAGACCGCCGTACAGCGAAACGGGAGTATTGGTGGAGTTCATCTTCCAGTTGCTGCCGGCGAACTGGCGGGCATACTGAATTTGGCCGCCGAGGATCGGCATCCAGGAATTGCGGTTAATGATGTACAGGTTGCGGTACATGGTTGCGAGGTCGCGCAGGGCTTCGATATCGTCGCGCTGCAAGACCTTGGCGGAATCTTCGGCGGCGATGGGAATGGTGTAGCCGGTGAGATCTCCCTCGACCGTGAGGGTTGTGTCCATGGGCACACCGAGAAGTTCCTTGAGAGAAAGTTCAGACAGATGAAGGGCGTTTTCGGCCTGACGCAGGGCGGGGATCTGGTTACCGGCCTGAACTTCGGCCCGCAGGACATCGTAATCGCTCATGAGGCCGACGGCGCGCATCTGTTGAATGCGTTTGAGGGCACTGTCGCTGACGGCAAGGCTGGTCTGACGGGCGTTGACGACCTCGCGCATGAGGAGCACGGTCCAGAAGCGCTGCATGACATCGAGTGAGACCGAGCGGTCGGTGCTGCTGATGAGATGGGCGTTGGAACGGCGCGCGGCGTAGGCGGCTTTCAGCCCGGACGAGACGCGCCCGAAGGTGTAGAGTGGCTGATTGAGCGTGGCCGAGGCGAGGGCATTGTCTTTCTGGTTCAGTTGGAGCAGGACGGTTTGTCCGCCGAACTTGACGGGAACCGTGGGGATTCTCCAATACTGCTGGGCGGCAACCTGAGCGGAAACGTCGGGCAGAGCGTTGGCCCACGCTTCTTTGATGCGGCCACCGATGCGTTCGCGGTCAATTTGCGGATCCTGCATCTGCAGGGACCGCTGGTGGCCAAGTTCGATGGCCTGTTCGAGAGTCAGGGCCGATGCGCCGCCTGCGAAGAGCAGAGTGAGAAGCAGGGCGGCGACGGCAAAGCGAAGGTCCTTCATCCTTTGTCCTCGACGGAGGCTGTTTCGTCCTGGGTGACGATCAGAGCGTCGTAAAAAAGTTTAGTAGCAGTTTCGAGAACGGCGATCATATCAATTTCGGGATCAATCTGTTTACGGATATGCAGCCCGTTGTAGAGCGCGGAAATGGCCTGGCCGAGCCGCATGGCGTCTACGGGCCGGAACTGACCTTTGTTTACCGCATCCTCAAAGAGCCGGGTGGTGGTGGCGTCCCAGCGGCGGTGATATTCCTTGAGACGTTCATTGATTTCGGGGTAGCGCGGCGCGAGGGCGTATAATTGACTGTAAAGCATCTCGCGGTCGGGATACTGCAGATCGAGCTGATAGAGATCGCGATGCGACTTATAGAGGGCTTCGAGCCCGTATTTGTCGATGGAGGCGAGGCGCACGATTTCGCGCTGACTCTCTTCGACGCAGCGGTCGGTCAGTTCAAAGAGAATTTCCAGTTTGCTGCGGAAGTACCAGTAGATTGAACCCTTGGAAAGTCCGGCAAGTTTGGCGATGTCATCGACGGAGCTGTTTTCGTAGCCCTGTGCGATAAACATCTTGGAGGCCGCATCGAGGATCTGTTCGCGGCGGGTGTCGCGGTCTAAATGTTCTGTCATTTTAGCTCCAAACTGACTGGTCAGTACGTAAGCCCACACTTTTCAGCGCCTTACCAAGTTCTATGAGCCCACTTGATGACAGCGCAAACTGACTACGAAATTGACTGACCGGTTGGTTTAAATATAAAATGGCTGATCGGAAAAGTCAAGCCAAAAACTGACCATTTGGAATGTTTTCCCGAAAATGCGGTCAGGTAGGCCTCTCCGCGATATTGGAGACGAATAGGTGGGGGGAATACTTTAGGGACTAAGGCAACTCCCGCGATGTGGAGCGGTGACTGGGTGGGACGGGGTTTAAGCGAGGCGGGCCGATGCAATCGGCCCCTACCCCGAGGGCATGAGACAGGGCGATCCGTGCGGGTCGCCCTGTTCTGTATCGCACTTGATCAGCGGGCGGATCTAAGATCCGCCCCTCCGACAAATGCCGAAGCTACTCCCAGTTTTGGCAATATTGTAGACCTAACCGGGAATAGTGTGCAAGGCGCAAAGGAAGCCTCTTGGCGAAACCGTCCCAATTCCGTTGAACTTGGGGCGACCAGACCACTTCAGCCAAGGCAGCGATGCGGGGGAGGACCATGTACTGGCCGTGAGCAGTGGTGGGAACGTACTCGGTCCAGAGATTGGCCTGGGCACCGAGGATATGCTGAGCCTCGGACGCGGACAGTTCTGCGGGGATGGGTTCGAAGGCATAGACTTTGGAGAGGGGTGAGAAGCCGCCGAAGGCTTTGGGCTGGGTAGCGGGGTCGGCCTGATAGTGGTCGAAATAGAGATGGGAGGCGGGGCACATGACGACATCATGGCCTTGACGGGCCGCAGCAATACCGCCTTCGGTGCCGCGCCATGACATGACGGCAGCACTCGCGGGCAGACCGCCTTCGAGGATTTCATCCCAGCCGATGAGCCGCTTGTTCAGTTTCTGGAGAATGCGGCCCACGCGAGTAATGAAGTAGCTCTGCAAACCGGCGAGGCTCTCGATGCCCTGCTCGCGCATGCGCTGCCGGCATTTGGGGCACTTTTCCCACTCGCGCTTGTCAGCTTCATCGCCGCCGATGTGGATGAACTCGCCCGGAAAGAGCGCGGCGACTTCGGTGAGGATGTTCTCGAGGAAGACAAAGGTCTCATCGTTGCCAGCGCAGAAGAGATCGGTGTCGGGCCAGTATTGACCGGACGCGACGGTAAAGGGGCCGCCGGTGCAGGAGAATTCGGAATAGGCCGCGAGAGCGGCAAGCGCATGGGCGGGCATCTCGATTTCGGGCACGACGGTGATTGAGCGATCCGCCGCATAGGTGACGATGTCGGCGATCTGCTCTTGGGTATAGAAGCCACCGTAATCGGCTATCTCGTTGGGATCTTGCGGAGGGCGCTCATTCCACGGCATGTCTTCGCGATTGACACGCCACGCGCCGATGCCGGTGAGACGGGGATAGCGCTTGATTTCGATGCGCCAGCCCTGATCATCGGTGAGGTGCCAGTGGAAGGTGTTGAGCTTGTGAAGGGCGAGGATGTCGAGGTAGCGCTTGATGAATTCGACGGGGAAGAAATGGCGGCTGACATCGAGGTGCATGCCGCGCCACGAAAAGCGCGGGTAGTCGCGGATGGTGAGGCACGGAATGTGGGATTCTTCATTTACCAGTTGCCGCAGAGTCTGCTCGGCATAAAAATGCCCGGCAGGCGTGGGTGCATGGATGTGCACGGCCTCCGGGCTGACCACCAGTTCATAGCCTTCTGCGCCGAGTTCCGTATCGTGGACCATGTGCAGGGTGGCGATGGCTTCAATGCCGTCACTCTGCCAGCGTTCCAGCATGTGCGGGGAGAGCGCGAAACTACCGGGCTGCGGTTGAATGCTGACGGGCTGGGGGATGATAGAGATCATCAGGCCATCCGCGCGTCGGAGAGCAGTTCTTCGATAGTGGTTACAGCCAGCCCCACGGCTGTGTCCGCCGCGCCGTAGTAGACGAGGACTTCGCTCGAAGGATCAGCGAAACCTTCAGTGTCTGCGTGTTTGACGATGGCACCGGAAGGGAAGACGACATTGGGAACCTGGCCGGTGAGTTCATAAGGTTCGCGTGGCTCGAGGATGTTGTAACGGCTGCGCGCCAGCAGCTTGGAAGGGTCGTGCAGGTCGAGCAGGAAGACTCCGGCCTGATAGATGTTGGAACTGGCAAAATGAGTAGCGACACCGTGATAGATGCAGAGCCAGCCCTCGCGGGTCTTGATGGGCGGAGGGCCCGCGCCGATGAGTTCATCCCAGTAATGAAAGCGACCATCGAGCAGCGGTGCGACGGGTTTCCAGTGGAGCAGATCATCGGACTCGGAAAGACAGATGGCGCTGCCGGAGACCGGGCCGCCGGCAAGTTGTACGCGGTTGGGGCGGTCGAGACGCAAAAATCTGCCGCCGATTTGCTCCGGGAAGAGCACGCCATTGCGGTTGTCATTTTCGGAGCAGATACCAAGGAAATCGAAACTCTCGAAGTCCACCGTTTTGGCAAGACCGAGGCGGCAGCCGTCCTCCATATCCATGGCGAAGAGGATGAAGTAATCGTCACCGAGGCGCGTGATGCGGGCATCGTAGCAGTGGAAGATAGTCTCTTTGACCTGTTCAAGTCCGCGAAAATGAACCATGCGCGGCGAGACGGTGAAGTCATGGCCATTGGTGCTGCGGGCGGTGAGGAAGAAGGTCTCACGCCCCCGGTTCTGCACACGGAGCATGAGCAGCACCTGTCCATTGAAAAGTACCGCGCCGGGATTGAAGACCGAACTGACATCCACGAGGTGCGGCGAAAGGGAAGGGATGCTATTTCGGGTTAAGATCGGATTCTTGGGCCAGCGTCGCATGGGCCGGAGCTTCCTTTGCTGAAGTGCGTTCGACAAAGCCGTCGTCGTGATGATCGCGGACCATGGTTTTGAGGCGGTGGAGCATGTCCTTGAGGTCACGCAGACCGCCGATGGAAAACCAGATAATGACCGCGATGGAGGCCACGACATTGATGAGAATAAAGACGCGCCAGAAGCTCATCCACGCGGAATCGGCGACAGTGGCGGAGAGATTGTAGAAGGTGCCGACGAGGAAGACGATGCTCCAGACGAGGGTCCATGCATAGGCGACGACGTAAGTGATTTTGTCGCCGCGGGTGAACTCCTTGCCCATGCCGAGCATCCGCAGGCCGCGCACGGGAACCTCGTCAACGATCTGGTTTTCCCCGCGAATGGCATAGGCGCCGCGATGCAGCATCTTGTCCATGTCAAAGGCGTGGCGCTTGTCGAGCAACGACACCACAATGTAGATGATGGAGGAACCCGCCATGGCGATGCCCCAGAACATCTGGCCATTGATGGGAAAGTCAGGGTTGATCTGGTGAATGATGATGCCGCCGACGGCGATCACCGAGCCGGTAATCAATGCGCTCCAGGCCGCGGCGGTGGTGCCGCGCTTCCAATAGAGACCGCCGATGATGACCGCGCCGCTGCCGCCGGTGAAAATGGCCCCGGTGATGGCAAAGAAGAGGAAGATGTATTCACTCTGCTGGAAGATCATGCTGAAGAGGAAGATGAAAATGCAGACACCGAGAATCGAGAGTCTGAGCACTTTCAGATGCTGTTCCGGCGCGAAGGGCTTGCGGCGGAAGGGCATGATCACATCCTGAATGAAGATGCTGCCCCAGGAATGCAGATAGCTGTCGTGCGTGCCGATGGTGGCCATGAGCATCACGGTGGTGAGCGCGCCCATCAGACCCAAGGGCAGAAGCTTGCTGAGGACGAGCGGCACGGTAAGCTGGCTCTTGAGGGCTTTGGAGGCTACGCCGCTGAGGATGTTGTTCACGCCGTCGGCATGGACCGAGAAGCCGGGGTGATGCATGACCGTGTAGGCGATGATGGGGACAAAGATCAGCATCAGCCACTTGGGGATGTCGCGCAGATTGCCGAGGACTTCACCCATCTTGGCCTCATGGGCGCTCTTGGCCGACGAATTGTAGCCTTGAGTGCCCTGCCAGGACATCTTGCCATAGATGACGCCGGCGACGCCGATCAGGAAATACCACAGGTTGAAGTCCTTGACATTGCTGGTGTGGTAAGGATTGATGAGCGAGGCGTCGGCGGGAGCGGTGATGAGCGCGGCGAAAATCTGCTGCCAGTCCACGGTCAGCAGAAAATAGATGACGATGACGATGAAGACGCTGTTGACGAAGATGCCCTGCACGAACTCGGTGATGATGACGGCAATCTGCCCGCCGGCGAAGAGGAAGTAAAGGGCAATGGAGAGAAACAGCGCCATGACCAGCGGAAACATGGGAATGTAGAGCCCGGCGATTTCAAGCTCGGACGGCAAACCGCAGAAGTAGATGAAGAAGCGCGCACCGACGGCGGGAAAGATACCGAAGTTAACGATGCCCGAGGTGAAGGCGAGCAGCCCCGCGAAGATGCGGAAGCGGCGGCTGTAGCGGATCTCGAAGAACTGCGCGACGGTGAGGGCGCGCGTCTGACGGAAGCGGTAGATGACCCAACCGGAGACGGTGATGGCCAGCAGCACCACACCCATAGTGAATTCCCACCAGCGCAGAGAGAAGCCCGCGATGTAATTCATCTCCCACATGCCGACAATGGTAATGGATCCCAGCGCGGACATGCCCTGCGAGACGCTGATCATGTAGCGTCCGGCGGTGCGCCCCGCGCTGAGGAAGTCGGCGACGCTCTGCATGTAGCGCTTGCTGAGACGCACAAGGGCGATCAGGCCGGAGATGCAGACGATAACAATCAGCCAATCAAGAAACTTCAGATTCAAGGCTATTTCTCCGCTTCCCGTTCCGTGCCCCAGCTCTTGTTGGGCACCGGGCCCATGATGAAGGCCAGCGTACCGCCGCTGATAATGTCGTTGTGCGTGATGAAAGTTGAGGTCAGCGGCTTGCCGTTGAGCGATACCGACTGCACATAGATGTTCTTGTCGGAGACGTTCTTTGCGGTAACGGTAAAGGTTTTGTCTTTGCCTACGTGGATGGAGACCTTGTCGAGCAATGGCGTTCCGAGCTGGTAGGTGCCGTCGGCGGGATTGACCGGATAGAAGCCCATGGCGCTGAGGACATACCACGCGCTCATCTGGCCGCAGTCTTCATTGCCGCAGAGGCCGTCGGGTTTGTCGGTGTAGTAGTCGCGGCAGATGCGGTGCACGATTTCCTGCGTCTTCCACGGCTGCCCGGCGAAATTATAAAGATAGGCGATGTGGTGGCTGGGCTCATTGCCCTGAGCGTAGAGGCCGACGAGGCCGGTGACATCCGGCGGCGCGCCTTCGTCTTCGGCGACCGGACTCTGGTGGAACAGCGAATCGAGTTTTTGCGAGAACTTCTGTTTGCCGCCCATGAGGGAGATCAGTCCGGGAACATCCTGTGGCACATACCAACTGTACTGCCAGGCATTGCCTTCGGTGTACTGCGGCTGCTTTTCGGTGCCGAAGCGGGGATTGAAGGGGGAAACCCAACTGCCGTCGGAATTGCGGCCACGCATGAAGCCGCTGGTGGAATCGTAGAGGTTGCGGTAGTAGAGGGCGCG
This window encodes:
- a CDS encoding sodium:solute symporter produces the protein MNLKFLDWLIVIVCISGLIALVRLSKRYMQSVADFLSAGRTAGRYMISVSQGMSALGSITIVGMWEMNYIAGFSLRWWEFTMGVVLLAITVSGWVIYRFRQTRALTVAQFFEIRYSRRFRIFAGLLAFTSGIVNFGIFPAVGARFFIYFCGLPSELEIAGLYIPMFPLVMALFLSIALYFLFAGGQIAVIITEFVQGIFVNSVFIVIVIYFLLTVDWQQIFAALITAPADASLINPYHTSNVKDFNLWYFLIGVAGVIYGKMSWQGTQGYNSSAKSAHEAKMGEVLGNLRDIPKWLMLIFVPIIAYTVMHHPGFSVHADGVNNILSGVASKALKSQLTVPLVLSKLLPLGLMGALTTVMLMATIGTHDSYLHSWGSIFIQDVIMPFRRKPFAPEQHLKVLRLSILGVCIFIFLFSMIFQQSEYIFLFFAITGAIFTGGSGAVIIGGLYWKRGTTAAAWSALITGSVIAVGGIIIHQINPDFPINGQMFWGIAMAGSSIIYIVVSLLDKRHAFDMDKMLHRGAYAIRGENQIVDEVPVRGLRMLGMGKEFTRGDKITYVVAYAWTLVWSIVFLVGTFYNLSATVADSAWMSFWRVFILINVVASIAVIIWFSIGGLRDLKDMLHRLKTMVRDHHDDGFVERTSAKEAPAHATLAQESDLNPK
- a CDS encoding beta-N-acetylhexosaminidase; its protein translation is MISIIPQPVSIQPQPGSFALSPHMLERWQSDGIEAIATLHMVHDTELGAEGYELVVSPEAVHIHAPTPAGHFYAEQTLRQLVNEESHIPCLTIRDYPRFSWRGMHLDVSRHFFPVEFIKRYLDILALHKLNTFHWHLTDDQGWRIEIKRYPRLTGIGAWRVNREDMPWNERPPQDPNEIADYGGFYTQEQIADIVTYAADRSITVVPEIEMPAHALAALAAYSEFSCTGGPFTVASGQYWPDTDLFCAGNDETFVFLENILTEVAALFPGEFIHIGGDEADKREWEKCPKCRQRMREQGIESLAGLQSYFITRVGRILQKLNKRLIGWDEILEGGLPASAAVMSWRGTEGGIAAARQGHDVVMCPASHLYFDHYQADPATQPKAFGGFSPLSKVYAFEPIPAELSASEAQHILGAQANLWTEYVPTTAHGQYMVLPRIAALAEVVWSPQVQRNWDGFAKRLPLRLAHYSRLGLQYCQNWE
- a CDS encoding efflux RND transporter permease subunit encodes the protein MTLTELSIKRPAALAMFFLAVVVMGIILYQRLAVNLLPAMDWPMAGVITTWPGAGPREVETMVSKPLEDGLISLNKLKHIRTYNRENVSVIILEFDMSADPDVVLQETQRIVNAARSQLPEDIKEPLLFKADLAALPILRVAVSSQLPGPELFTLVDQKIRPRLEQIDGVGQINISGAEEREIQIAIDPDKLKTHGLSLDDINRVLASDNLDLPAGKIYGRSQDFTVRMAGKYATLGEIERTRIPLPNGSAIFLRDIATVTDTIKADRSMDRLNTERALGIQIVKQSQANSVKTAALVRAELAGLEKQYQGLIKIDVAQDITTFTKDSISEVQRNVLEALITVALVLLVFLHSLRNSLIVLIAIPISLISTFITMALFGFSVNLMTMMALGLVVGVLVDDSVVVLENIHRWLKKGADPTTAAIQGRNEIGLAAISISLVDVVIFLPVALLTGIVGNIFREFSIAFVTAVLMSLLVSFTVTPLLASRLNDKDHLEGEKWMRGFARRFERWFHSLEEQYRHLLNWALSHRWRVVLVASLLMIGSIALIPLGFIGTDFIPQTDSGQFQVSAKMPLGTTLDETNNAVEKIEGYCLGLKDVERVFTTVGQQETGMGIEDNPRLASVQVKLRPRKDRVQPLRKTENDIARFARTIPGLDLVISDIGMFGSANEAPIQYEVRGQNLDSVNVAANHAVDILRSTPGARDVQTSYELGSPELQVIIDREKAANSNLTPGEIAMALRNAVNGNVVTRFSAGDVDVDVRSILTPRYRTDPSLVTQIEIRNHVGQMVKLADVARVERTSGPSTISHKDRERVITVTANIEGRSLGEVQGALDKEMKKYTPPTGVTFSAAGDVQNMRDMMSDMVKAIFLSILFVYMILVSLYESYIHPFVVMFSVPVAIVGAFLSLAITGNSLSMFSMIGILILVGLVTKNGILLVDFTNLLRSRGMDRREALLTAGPLRLRPILMTTATMVVGMMPLALALGEGSEMRAGMGAVIVGGLLSSLFLTLILVPVMYTFLDRFSRKHRHGTSAEAVAIESNGREVQQHVAA
- a CDS encoding efflux RND transporter periplasmic adaptor subunit; protein product: MNKPRLFLYGGILLIIVIMVVGRIQRQAKNANLTDAHSNVVSVSAMVAQPEPFVRRIEETGVLTGNKEATVAAETGGRVLEVKVDVGDVVREGQPLVRLDDELYKLDSDRAKIAYDKAKLDLDRAEKLYTEKSISDADIENARLGAKSAEVQYRMALKTYNNATIRAPFNGTVAAKMTEVGQMVERGMAIAQLVDVSALKLTVQVSEGDLESVSIGAPATIIVDAVGDTIQGKVAAIGSRANTGSRTFPVEIRLPGDKALRSGMFARAIIASRQSEDGLLLPRAALLPDAGRTIIFRARQGAAEKVSVRVIGTQGDRVAVDGITRGDTIVTTGNQTLSQGTLIAPTLDSRSSLQ
- a CDS encoding TetR/AcrR family transcriptional regulator — its product is MTEHLDRDTRREQILDAASKMFIAQGYENSSVDDIAKLAGLSKGSIYWYFRSKLEILFELTDRCVEESQREIVRLASIDKYGLEALYKSHRDLYQLDLQYPDREMLYSQLYALAPRYPEINERLKEYHRRWDATTTRLFEDAVNKGQFRPVDAMRLGQAISALYNGLHIRKQIDPEIDMIAVLETATKLFYDALIVTQDETASVEDKG
- a CDS encoding TolC family protein, translated to MKDLRFAVAALLLTLLFAGGASALTLEQAIELGHQRSLQMQDPQIDRERIGGRIKEAWANALPDVSAQVAAQQYWRIPTVPVKFGGQTVLLQLNQKDNALASATLNQPLYTFGRVSSGLKAAYAARRSNAHLISSTDRSVSLDVMQRFWTVLLMREVVNARQTSLAVSDSALKRIQQMRAVGLMSDYDVLRAEVQAGNQIPALRQAENALHLSELSLKELLGVPMDTTLTVEGDLTGYTIPIAAEDSAKVLQRDDIEALRDLATMYRNLYIINRNSWMPILGGQIQYARQFAGSNWKMNSTNTPVSLYGGLALTIPIPSGKSLGLAQQAHADWEGAELTLSKAERGALLQFQNAVTSYQAANASESAAELAVQQAEQARRIAQTKLAQGQITTLEMNAAQLDELVARVSLAQAKYDRLVAAAQARVAAGLPPYAK
- a CDS encoding glycoside hydrolase family 130 protein, which gives rise to MRRWPKNPILTRNSIPSLSPHLVDVSSVFNPGAVLFNGQVLLMLRVQNRGRETFFLTARSTNGHDFTVSPRMVHFRGLEQVKETIFHCYDARITRLGDDYFILFAMDMEDGCRLGLAKTVDFESFDFLGICSENDNRNGVLFPEQIGGRFLRLDRPNRVQLAGGPVSGSAICLSESDDLLHWKPVAPLLDGRFHYWDELIGAGPPPIKTREGWLCIYHGVATHFASSNIYQAGVFLLDLHDPSKLLARSRYNILEPREPYELTGQVPNVVFPSGAIVKHADTEGFADPSSEVLVYYGAADTAVGLAVTTIEELLSDARMA